The Candidatus Roseilinea sp. sequence AGGTCTGGTTGGTGAAGACGGCGACGCCTTTCACCTTCTCCGGCAGTTGCCCGCCGATGGCCTTCCGAAGCCCCTCCGCGTGAGGCGACCCCTTCAACCGGTCCGCGTGCTTCGCCAGGTGCCACAGGGCAACGAGCGTGTGCGTCTTGCCGCCGCCGAAGGCCGTCTGCAGACTGATGATCCGGTCGCCCGATTCGCCCCGCCAGACAACGCCCCCGCGACCCGGCGCAGCACCGTGGACAGCCCGGTCGTGAGGTACGTCTTGCGGAAGAACTCCTCGGGGTCGAGGTAGACCTCAGGGGCCGTCCCTTGGACGACCGCCCAGAGGTTCGCAGCGAATACCGCCTCGGCGAGGCGTCCCTCGCGGATGTCCTCGTGAGGGGTCGCGATGGCGTACCAGGGTTTGAGTTCTGTCACGGTTGATTACCTCCCTTCTCCGAAAGCCAGGCCTCGGCGGCCTCGATGAACTCCTGCGCCCACGCGCAAACCGCTTCGGCATCGGCGTTCGACACGTGCGCTTCGATCCCGTAGTCGCCCACGTTGCGATAGTTCTGTGCCGCGATCAACCAGCGATGAAACTTGGGATCGAGCTTGCCCGGCTTCGCATACTCTCGACCAAACGCAGCGATCGCAGCGGCATGCTTTCGATACGATTGGCCCAGGGCGCCGAGGAGGACTGCTGCCACATAGAACATGGCGTAGTAGGCGCGAGACGCGGCAAAATCCGCGTAGCCGTTCCTCAGTGGGCTTCGCGCCGCAGCAAGGCTGTCCCTGGCCTTTTGCAACAAGGCTGCGGTCTCGCTCATACGGCCACGCCCTCGCGCCGGACATTCATGAGGAACGGCGTATTTCGCCTCCGATAGTCCGCGGATGTGACGAAGGCTGTGGAGATCACCACGTCGTGCCTCAGGCTGACCTCCGCCGCTGCCTCGGCCGTCCTCCGGATGAGGGCGCCATAGTCGAACGGGCCGCGCATGACGCACAGCACATCTATATCGGAACCGGCTTCGGCATCTCTGCGCGCCTGAGAGCCGTACAGCACCACCGCTTCAAGTTCTCCTCCG is a genomic window containing:
- a CDS encoding nucleotidyltransferase; this translates as MNRSDRVREIVEEYRARLAETLGGELEAVVLYGSQARRDAEAGSDIDVLCVMRGPFDYGALIRRTAEAAAEVSLRHDVVISTAFVTSADYRRRNTPFLMNVRREGVAV
- a CDS encoding hypothetical protein (possible pseudo, frameshifted), with translation MTELKPWYAIATPHEDIREGRLAEAVFAANLWAVVQGTAPEVYLDPEEFFRKTYLTTGLSTVLRRVAGALSGGANRATGSSVCRRPSAAARRTRSLPCGTWRSTRTG
- a CDS encoding UPF0332 protein, with product MSETAALLQKARDSLAAARSPLRNGYADFAASRAYYAMFYVAAVLLGALGQSYRKHAAAIAAFGREYAKPGKLDPKFHRWLIAAQNYRNVGDYGIEAHVSNADAEAVCAWAQEFIEAAEAWLSEKGGNQP